The Xylanibacillus composti genome has a window encoding:
- a CDS encoding phytoene desaturase family protein: MEAYEVQQSYDTVIVGGGLAGLSSAALLAKQGKKVLVLERGNLGGRAVTLNIKDFKFNFGAHAIYGRDSSTLRLFEKELGIHIAWRDFNPNKAKYDLGSTLTDIPANILGLFRTRVMKNASKVAFTYEIFKTLIGKEKGSAHMSIKRWMDEKQVSDDVQEMMLTLASSNFFTKEPEKIPSDVFFGYYNRLFTTNKPVAYIEGGWQALIDELVRVIEENGGEIRTKQKVTAVKTEEERVVEVETPDAAYRADRFIFCIPPMELAKVFENTRIEHLLKHYAHYQASYVFVYDIGLKERIDTPYTYVYDKKNKLFITDISYYDETCVPEGGQLLQAIAYLNEEDLGNKEALAETQEKIERLYDKHFAGWREQLVVPRMSKRASAQEIKWRIDQQAMPVFFPDYRNLYFAGDWCQGKGQLSELSFSSAYEACQLVLQNG, encoded by the coding sequence ATGGAAGCATATGAAGTGCAGCAAAGCTATGATACGGTCATCGTAGGCGGAGGACTGGCAGGATTGTCCTCGGCGGCTCTTCTGGCCAAGCAAGGCAAGAAAGTGCTCGTGCTGGAGAGAGGAAATCTGGGCGGCAGAGCGGTAACGTTGAATATCAAGGATTTCAAATTCAACTTTGGGGCGCATGCCATTTATGGCCGGGACTCCTCCACGCTTCGTCTGTTCGAGAAGGAGCTGGGCATTCATATTGCTTGGCGCGACTTCAATCCGAATAAGGCGAAATATGACCTCGGTTCAACGTTGACGGATATCCCGGCAAATATATTAGGATTGTTCCGCACAAGAGTGATGAAGAATGCCAGCAAGGTCGCTTTTACCTACGAAATTTTCAAGACGCTGATCGGGAAGGAGAAGGGGAGCGCCCATATGTCCATTAAGCGTTGGATGGATGAGAAACAAGTTAGCGATGACGTGCAGGAGATGATGCTGACGCTGGCGTCCTCGAACTTCTTTACCAAAGAACCGGAGAAAATACCGTCAGATGTGTTTTTCGGCTATTACAACCGTTTGTTCACGACGAACAAGCCGGTTGCTTATATTGAGGGCGGTTGGCAGGCCTTGATTGACGAGCTTGTCAGGGTCATTGAGGAAAACGGCGGGGAGATTCGGACCAAGCAAAAGGTGACGGCTGTCAAAACCGAAGAGGAGCGCGTAGTAGAGGTAGAGACGCCTGACGCGGCCTACCGGGCGGATCGATTCATTTTCTGCATTCCGCCTATGGAGCTCGCCAAGGTGTTCGAAAACACGAGGATTGAGCACCTGCTCAAGCATTACGCCCACTATCAGGCGAGCTACGTCTTCGTTTATGACATCGGCCTGAAGGAGCGGATCGATACCCCTTACACGTATGTATACGACAAGAAAAACAAGCTGTTCATCACGGACATCTCCTATTACGACGAAACATGTGTGCCTGAAGGGGGCCAGCTCCTGCAGGCGATCGCGTATTTGAATGAAGAGGACTTGGGGAACAAGGAAGCGCTGGCTGAGACGCAGGAAAAAATCGAGCGGCTCTATGACAAGCACTTTGCCGGATGGCGCGAGCAATTGGTCGTGCCCCGCATGTCCAAGCGCGCGTCTGCCCAGGAAATCAAATGGCGCATTGATCAGCAGGCGATGCCGGTGTTTTTCCCGGACTACCGCAACCTTTATTTCGCCGGTGACTGGTGCCAGGGCAAGGGGCAGTTGTCAGAGCTGTCGTTCTCCAGCGCATATGAAGCATGTCAGCTTGTGCTGCAGAACGGATAG